The proteins below are encoded in one region of Deltaproteobacteria bacterium:
- a CDS encoding TetR/AcrR family transcriptional regulator: protein MCRLSFSSTRKTSGAWSTQTALASQRSKSTTTFMAGSCRVARPSLPRRARFGRWSAEAKTVMHEPAMGDREARIIATAVALAEKGGFEAVRLRDVAAKAGVALGTLYSHFRSKDDLLVAALASEAAGLAARMARRPPKGPTELERVTAYFSAATRTLCRKPKLTRAVLRAASSDEPELAGKIRAFHGASGDLLIRALRGDPNATLAGASPREQRVCEVLQQVWFAALIGWMSGLHKQSEVVAQVRDAAELLLP from the coding sequence ATGTGCAGGTTGTCGTTCTCGTCGACGCGGAAGACTTCCGGGGCCTGGTCGACGCAGACGGCATTGGCTTCACAGAGGTCGAAGTCGACGACGACTTTCATGGCGGGCTCCTGCAGAGTTGCGCGTCCGAGCCTACCACGGCGCGCGCGTTTCGGCCGGTGGTCTGCGGAGGCGAAAACGGTTATGCATGAGCCCGCGATGGGAGACAGGGAAGCGCGGATCATCGCGACCGCGGTCGCGCTCGCCGAGAAGGGCGGCTTCGAGGCGGTTCGCCTGCGCGACGTGGCCGCCAAGGCCGGGGTCGCGCTCGGCACGCTCTACAGCCACTTCCGCAGCAAGGACGACCTGCTCGTCGCGGCGCTGGCCAGCGAGGCCGCGGGTCTGGCCGCGCGAATGGCCCGCCGGCCGCCCAAGGGGCCGACGGAGCTCGAGCGCGTGACCGCGTACTTCAGCGCGGCGACGCGCACGCTCTGCCGCAAGCCCAAGCTCACGCGCGCGGTGCTTCGCGCGGCGAGCTCCGACGAGCCGGAGCTCGCCGGGAAGATCCGCGCCTTCCACGGCGCCTCTGGCGATCTGCTGATCCGCGCGCTGCGCGGCGATCCGAACGCGACGCTCGCCGGGGCCAGCCCGCGCGAGCAGCGCGTCTGCGAGGTGCTGCAGCAGGTCTGGTTCGCGGCGCTGATCGGGTGGATGAGCGGTCTGCACAAGCAGTCCGAAGTCGTCGCGCAGGTGCGCGACGCCGCCGAGCTGCTGCTTCCCTAG
- a CDS encoding ferredoxin, with protein MKVVVDFDLCEANAVCVDQAPEVFRVDENDNLHILIENPPESLRKKVEAAVRLCPRQAISVSG; from the coding sequence ATGAAAGTCGTCGTCGACTTCGACCTCTGTGAAGCCAATGCCGTCTGCGTCGACCAGGCCCCGGAAGTCTTCCGCGTCGACGAGAACGACAACCTGCACATCCTGATCGAGAACCCGCCCGAGTCACTGCGCAAGAAAGTCGAGGCGGCCGTCCGTCTCTGCCCGCGCCAGGCGATCAGCGTCTCCGGCTGA
- a CDS encoding pyridoxal phosphate-dependent aminotransferase produces MSFDDFTIEDLRRKHGEKWTQYPADVLAAWVADMDFPVAEPIARYLAEMVGRNDLGYPINPTPGALPTVFAKWALERFGWQVDPHQVLVITDVVQGFYVAIHTCSQPGDGVIVQSPVYPPILNSTAELGRRRIVNQLVQGPRGYEIDFDDLRSKADAGARILLLCNPQNPTGRAFTRAELERIAGLAIERDLIVISDEVHADLVLPGHRHIPIATLGPEIASRTITLMSATKTFNIAGLRCAVAIFGSPALKQRFGSLASHIRGGLGSFGLGASAVAWSSARPWLDDLIAYLAGNRARIAAFVKEHLPGIAHVPPEATYLAWLDCRALELPKDPYTFFLENARVALSDGSRTGPGGAGFVRLNFATSRPILDQILERLAKSLARR; encoded by the coding sequence ATGAGCTTCGACGACTTCACGATCGAGGACCTGCGCCGAAAACACGGCGAGAAGTGGACGCAGTATCCGGCCGACGTCCTGGCCGCCTGGGTCGCCGACATGGACTTCCCCGTCGCGGAGCCGATCGCGCGCTACCTGGCCGAGATGGTCGGCCGGAACGACCTCGGCTATCCGATCAACCCCACGCCGGGCGCGCTGCCGACGGTCTTCGCCAAGTGGGCGCTCGAGCGATTCGGCTGGCAGGTCGACCCGCACCAGGTCCTGGTGATCACCGATGTCGTGCAGGGCTTCTACGTCGCCATCCACACCTGCTCGCAGCCGGGCGACGGGGTGATCGTACAGAGTCCGGTGTACCCCCCGATCCTGAACTCGACCGCCGAGCTCGGCCGGCGCCGGATCGTGAACCAGCTCGTGCAGGGGCCGCGCGGCTACGAGATCGACTTCGACGATCTGCGATCGAAGGCCGACGCGGGCGCGCGGATCCTCCTGCTCTGCAATCCGCAGAACCCGACCGGCCGCGCCTTCACGCGCGCGGAGCTCGAGCGGATCGCGGGGCTTGCGATCGAACGCGATCTGATCGTGATCTCCGACGAGGTCCACGCCGACCTGGTCTTGCCCGGCCACCGGCACATTCCGATCGCGACGCTCGGGCCCGAGATCGCCTCGCGCACCATCACGCTGATGTCGGCGACCAAGACGTTCAACATCGCGGGGCTGCGCTGCGCGGTGGCGATCTTCGGCAGCCCCGCGCTGAAGCAGCGCTTCGGCTCGCTCGCTTCGCACATCCGCGGGGGGCTGGGCAGCTTCGGCCTGGGCGCGAGCGCGGTCGCCTGGAGCAGCGCGCGGCCCTGGCTCGACGACCTGATCGCGTATCTCGCCGGAAACCGCGCGCGCATCGCCGCCTTCGTGAAGGAGCACCTGCCCGGAATCGCGCACGTTCCGCCCGAGGCGACCTACCTCGCCTGGCTCGACTGCCGCGCGCTCGAGCTTCCGAAGGACCCGTACACGTTCTTCCTCGAGAACGCGCGCGTCGCGCTCTCGGACGGGAGCCGCACCGGACCGGGCGGCGCCGGCTTCGTGCGTCTGAACTTCGCGACCTCGCGCCCGATCCTGGATCAGATCCTGGAGCGGCTCGCGAAGTCGCTCGCTCGCCGCTAG